The following coding sequences lie in one Desulfurococcus sp. genomic window:
- a CDS encoding beta-CASP ribonuclease aCPSF1, producing MKLDRIVLEKNKLELLKSIVEEIPAELELSNIEFEGPFIVIYVKNRNAIEKHLDLAQNIARKVRKRIVIRVSPENRLPPEEAKSILLELAPKDAGIDPKGIYFDDTSGEMWVKVEKPGYLVGRGSIMRHLILAKTGWRVIPQRSSPLESKTLYEVLSNVLKQSSYRVEFLRRLGERIHRDVIFKSNYVRVTGLGGFREVGRSAILVETRESKLLLDLGINAGAIDDPTRAYPLLELDSFRLEELDGIIVSHAHLDHVGLVPLLYKYGYRGPVYATKPTRELMIVMLKDLVEVSRRSGKYVPFSEKDISTLILHTITVDYDEVTDVAPDVKLTMYNAGHILGSAIIHLHIGMGLYNIVYTGDFKYSDTRLLNKANAEFPRVETLIMEGTYGATLQESRSQAEEQLTSIVKRTAERGGVVLIPVFAVGRGQEIILVLNEAIKTGKIPKLNIYVEGLVNEVTAIHMQYPEYLNKSLRDAIYNGENPFTSEWVKPIESGTARPDIVEDRPSVIIATSGMLTGGPAVDYLKLLAGDKRNSLIFVGYQAEGTLGRKIKDGSRSVTMVTENKVEVLHVELEVYSIEGFSGHSDQRELLDYARSVEPRPRRIILNHGEPNALNALSTLLKADKELRSKGRPEILVPNILDAINLL from the coding sequence TTGAAGCTAGATAGAATAGTGCTTGAGAAGAACAAGCTTGAACTGCTGAAAAGCATAGTTGAAGAAATACCAGCAGAGCTTGAACTATCAAACATAGAGTTCGAGGGCCCCTTCATAGTCATATACGTGAAAAACAGGAACGCTATAGAGAAGCACCTCGACCTAGCTCAGAATATCGCTAGGAAAGTACGGAAGAGGATAGTAATCAGGGTTTCACCTGAGAACCGCCTCCCGCCTGAGGAAGCTAAGAGTATTCTACTCGAGCTAGCCCCTAAGGATGCAGGAATAGACCCTAAAGGCATATACTTCGATGACACTTCAGGCGAGATGTGGGTTAAAGTCGAGAAGCCAGGCTATCTTGTCGGCAGAGGAAGCATAATGAGGCATTTAATCCTAGCTAAGACAGGGTGGCGCGTGATCCCCCAGAGGTCGTCTCCACTGGAGTCGAAAACCCTCTACGAGGTTCTCAGCAACGTGTTAAAGCAGAGCAGCTATAGGGTTGAATTCCTGAGGAGGCTAGGGGAGAGAATACACAGGGATGTAATATTCAAGAGCAACTACGTGAGAGTGACAGGGCTGGGAGGATTCCGCGAGGTAGGAAGATCAGCAATACTCGTGGAAACCAGGGAGAGCAAGCTACTGCTAGACCTGGGGATTAACGCTGGTGCAATTGATGATCCCACTAGAGCATACCCGCTGCTGGAATTAGACTCTTTTAGATTAGAGGAGCTTGACGGTATTATAGTATCGCACGCACATCTAGATCACGTCGGACTCGTCCCGCTACTATACAAGTACGGGTACCGTGGCCCGGTCTATGCTACGAAGCCTACAAGAGAGTTGATGATAGTAATGTTGAAGGATCTCGTAGAGGTCTCTAGAAGGTCGGGTAAGTACGTGCCGTTCTCCGAGAAGGATATCTCCACGCTGATACTGCACACGATAACAGTAGACTACGATGAAGTGACAGATGTCGCCCCTGACGTAAAGCTCACAATGTATAACGCAGGCCACATTCTTGGGTCAGCAATAATCCACCTGCACATAGGAATGGGGCTCTACAACATCGTGTATACAGGGGACTTCAAGTACTCGGATACAAGACTCCTTAATAAGGCTAACGCTGAGTTCCCACGAGTTGAAACCCTCATAATGGAGGGGACTTACGGGGCAACACTTCAGGAGAGCAGGAGTCAAGCGGAAGAACAGCTGACTAGTATTGTCAAGAGGACTGCTGAGAGAGGTGGCGTTGTATTAATCCCTGTGTTCGCTGTGGGTAGAGGGCAGGAGATAATACTAGTACTCAATGAGGCTATTAAGACAGGTAAGATACCTAAGCTGAACATATACGTGGAGGGCCTTGTCAACGAGGTGACAGCAATACACATGCAGTACCCTGAATACCTGAATAAATCGCTGAGGGATGCAATATACAATGGCGAGAACCCCTTTACCTCTGAGTGGGTGAAGCCAATTGAGTCTGGTACAGCTAGACCGGATATAGTGGAGGATAGACCGTCAGTTATAATAGCGACCAGCGGCATGCTCACGGGAGGCCCTGCAGTCGACTACTTGAAGCTGCTTGCAGGCGATAAGAGAAACTCCCTCATCTTCGTAGGCTACCAGGCTGAGGGAACCCTCGGCAGGAAGATTAAAGATGGCTCGAGGAGTGTAACCATGGTCACCGAGAACAAAGTTGAAGTACTACATGTAGAGCTAGAAGTCTACAGTATAGAAGGATTCAGCGGCCACAGCGATCAACGCGAGCTCCTAGACTACGCTAGAAGCGTGGAGCCTAGACCTAGGAGAATAATATTAAACCACGGGGAGCCCAATGCTCTCAACGCTCTCTCAACACTCTTAAAAGCTGATAAAGAACTAAGGAGTAAGGGTAGGCCTGAGATACTAGTCCCCAATATACTTGATGCAATCAACCTCCTCTAG
- a CDS encoding nicotinamide-nucleotide adenylyltransferase has translation MKRVLFPGRFQPFHKGHLTAVKKLLEEFDEVVVLIGSAQEGFTCRNPFTAGERVEMITRLFKEESIFDKSWLIPVPDLHMPMAWTTHVLSIVPRIDSVASGNPHILYLFKWLGLNTIRVQLVEPERYRGEYIRRLIAEGSSEWRLLVPEAIAGFIEEIGGVERIREVCRSEHTRG, from the coding sequence GTGAAGAGAGTTTTATTCCCTGGGAGATTCCAGCCGTTCCATAAGGGGCATTTAACAGCCGTCAAGAAGCTTCTAGAGGAGTTCGACGAAGTAGTAGTATTAATTGGGAGTGCTCAGGAGGGATTCACCTGCAGGAACCCGTTTACTGCTGGAGAACGAGTCGAAATGATCACTCGTTTATTCAAGGAGGAGTCTATCTTCGATAAGTCATGGCTTATACCAGTACCCGACCTGCACATGCCTATGGCCTGGACTACACACGTCCTCTCAATAGTCCCGAGAATTGATAGTGTAGCGTCAGGAAACCCCCATATACTCTACTTGTTCAAGTGGCTCGGATTAAACACTATTAGAGTCCAGCTAGTAGAGCCCGAGAGGTATAGAGGAGAGTACATTAGGAGGCTTATAGCTGAAGGATCCAGTGAGTGGAGGCTACTAGTACCTGAAGCTATAGCCGGGTTCATCGAGGAGATCGGGGGAGTAGAGAGGATAAGAGAGGTGTGTAGGAGTGAGCATACTAGAGGTTGA
- the rtcA gene encoding RNA 3'-terminal phosphate cyclase, with the protein MSILEVDGSIGEGGGQVLRYALALSSLTLRPVRIYNIRAKRDNPGLRPQHLTAVEALRELTRAEVENARVGSTEIVFKPRYRGSSISEIDVGTAGSITLVLQAILPVLAFTKGSSRIRLKGGTNVPWSPPVDYFQHVFLYNIKHVGVEAGIKVIRRGHYPRGGGVVDVEVKGLSDYLKPLQIVKRGRLRRFFIHSYCVKLPQHVAERQLKAARDVLSKVFREDVEENLEFYPPEKDPHLGPGSGILVYAEADPGVRIGSDSLGEKGKPAERVGEEAVLKLIEELESGMAFDRHMGDMLIPYMFLARGVSRIGVSRITLHLLTAIEVSRLFFPEAEVKVEGELDKPGFITVRGVGFQP; encoded by the coding sequence GTGAGCATACTAGAGGTTGATGGAAGTATAGGTGAAGGAGGAGGACAGGTTTTAAGATACGCTCTAGCACTATCCTCTCTAACACTTAGGCCTGTGAGAATATACAATATTAGAGCTAAAAGAGATAATCCAGGGCTACGCCCCCAGCATTTAACAGCTGTAGAAGCTCTTAGAGAGCTGACAAGAGCTGAAGTAGAGAATGCTAGGGTTGGAAGCACTGAGATAGTCTTCAAGCCCAGGTATAGGGGTAGCAGTATCTCAGAGATTGATGTTGGAACAGCTGGAAGCATCACTCTAGTACTACAGGCAATACTACCTGTACTAGCTTTCACTAAGGGATCCTCGAGGATCAGGCTTAAAGGAGGAACAAACGTACCGTGGAGCCCGCCCGTAGACTACTTCCAGCACGTCTTCCTCTATAACATAAAGCACGTGGGTGTTGAAGCCGGCATTAAAGTAATCAGAAGAGGACACTACCCGCGTGGCGGCGGAGTAGTCGACGTAGAGGTTAAAGGATTATCAGACTACCTGAAACCCCTCCAGATCGTTAAGAGAGGACGTTTGAGAAGATTCTTCATACACAGCTACTGTGTTAAGCTACCACAACATGTTGCTGAAAGACAGTTGAAAGCTGCGAGAGATGTTCTCTCAAAAGTATTCAGGGAGGATGTAGAGGAGAATCTTGAATTCTACCCGCCTGAAAAGGATCCCCATTTAGGGCCTGGTAGCGGTATCCTAGTATACGCTGAAGCCGACCCAGGGGTTAGAATCGGCAGTGACTCTCTAGGTGAGAAGGGGAAGCCTGCTGAGAGGGTTGGAGAGGAGGCTGTATTAAAGCTTATAGAGGAACTAGAGTCTGGAATGGCGTTCGACAGGCATATGGGCGACATGCTCATCCCATACATGTTCCTAGCTAGAGGGGTCAGTAGGATCGGGGTTTCAAGAATAACACTGCATCTTCTAACAGCAATCGAGGTCAGCAGGCTCTTCTTCCCTGAAGCTGAAGTCAAGGTTGAAGGAGAGCTAGATAAACCTGGATTCATAACGGTACGCGGCGTGGGATTCCAGCCGTAG
- a CDS encoding 50S ribosome-binding GTPase: MHRDLKPSVFTGVYIRSYEELLEYVDSRLREIKGKATSKLLSRKLDIACTIVVGELENIVKASEAVSGMHEFFRELYRVYVGEDPSVTARGFRKLSRVARDLCRDYESKLNDPQADHVAVFRSGLGRLLSLYKRKARTVSLVKKYVSEVSRMPDVSGDYRVVIAGMPQVGKSTLLSKLTRAKPEIGAYPFTTRSLIVGHVEVDYGRIVLIDSPGLLDSRIEEKNIIEKRAILAVKHLADHLLFVFDVNPSFYYSLEEQLRVYSMVKEILGDKPAMLVVNKIDSTPREILESAVGFIESRTGLKPILISALLGLNLDLLKKKLYEAFTSRVKIG; this comes from the coding sequence ATGCACAGGGACTTGAAGCCTAGTGTTTTCACGGGGGTCTACATTAGAAGCTACGAGGAGCTATTAGAGTATGTGGATTCAAGGTTAAGAGAGATTAAGGGGAAGGCCACTAGCAAGCTGCTTTCAAGGAAGCTCGACATTGCGTGTACAATTGTAGTAGGTGAGCTCGAGAATATTGTAAAGGCCTCGGAAGCTGTCAGCGGGATGCACGAGTTCTTCAGAGAGCTGTATAGAGTCTACGTGGGTGAGGATCCATCGGTTACCGCGCGTGGATTCAGAAAGCTTTCAAGGGTAGCACGGGATCTATGTAGAGACTACGAGAGTAAGCTCAATGATCCACAAGCAGACCACGTGGCTGTTTTTAGAAGCGGGCTTGGGAGGCTTCTCTCCTTGTACAAGAGGAAGGCGAGAACAGTATCTCTAGTGAAAAAGTATGTGAGTGAAGTGTCGAGAATGCCGGATGTCTCAGGAGACTACAGGGTGGTTATAGCTGGAATGCCACAGGTCGGTAAGTCAACTCTACTCTCCAAGCTTACCAGGGCGAAACCTGAGATTGGAGCCTACCCCTTTACAACCCGTAGCCTGATAGTAGGACACGTGGAGGTAGACTACGGTAGAATAGTCTTAATTGACTCGCCAGGACTACTGGACTCTAGGATCGAAGAGAAGAATATCATTGAGAAGCGGGCTATACTAGCTGTAAAACACCTCGCAGACCACCTCTTATTTGTTTTCGATGTAAACCCCTCATTCTACTACTCTCTAGAGGAGCAGCTTAGAGTATACAGCATGGTTAAGGAGATTCTGGGAGATAAGCCTGCCATGCTAGTGGTTAACAAGATTGATTCAACACCGAGGGAAATCTTAGAGAGTGCTGTAGGCTTCATTGAATCCAGGACTGGGTTAAAGCCTATATTGATCTCAGCTCTCCTAGGATTAAACCTAGACTTGTTGAAGAAGAAGCTTTACGAGGCTTTCACTTCACGTGTAAAGATAGGATAA
- a CDS encoding MBL fold metallo-hydrolase: MPQSIIEARVVFLVEDRASRRYFLGEHGLSVLVEAVAGDGRVYRVLFDVGQHADTVIHNARLLGVDLSSVDVIVLSHNHYDHTGGLIKVLQSIGRRTPVIAHPDIFKPSIYIGSERVELDIGPGWSKSKAEEAGAYFILTRSPMEVAPGVYYLGEVVREREDLAPGLPGAYTIEDGELVPHKLRDDTGLAISIEGYGLVVLSGCGHSGITNITLHASRTLKENVKAVMGGFHLHSARLEVIREVTGMLREMSVEEVHAGHCTGLRAESMLLEAYKDKFHQVSAGYTAVFKALKS, from the coding sequence ATGCCCCAAAGCATTATTGAGGCTCGAGTAGTATTCCTGGTTGAGGATAGAGCTAGCAGGCGGTACTTCCTCGGAGAGCACGGGTTATCTGTTCTAGTGGAGGCTGTAGCCGGTGACGGCAGGGTTTATAGAGTACTCTTTGATGTCGGCCAGCATGCTGATACTGTAATTCATAATGCCAGGCTACTGGGAGTGGATTTATCCAGTGTAGATGTAATTGTACTCTCCCACAACCACTATGATCACACGGGGGGCTTGATCAAGGTTTTACAGAGCATCGGGCGTAGAACACCTGTTATAGCCCACCCAGACATCTTCAAGCCATCGATATACATTGGAAGTGAGAGAGTAGAACTTGATATCGGGCCCGGCTGGAGTAAGAGTAAAGCTGAGGAGGCTGGAGCATACTTCATTCTAACACGTAGCCCCATGGAAGTAGCACCAGGAGTATACTATCTGGGTGAAGTAGTAAGAGAAAGAGAAGATCTAGCTCCAGGGCTACCAGGAGCTTATACTATCGAGGATGGAGAGCTAGTTCCACACAAGCTTAGAGATGATACAGGTTTAGCTATCAGTATAGAGGGGTACGGGCTTGTAGTTTTAAGTGGCTGCGGTCACTCCGGGATAACCAATATTACCTTGCACGCCTCGAGAACCCTGAAGGAGAATGTTAAAGCTGTTATGGGAGGCTTCCACTTGCATTCAGCAAGGCTTGAAGTGATACGTGAAGTTACAGGCATGCTGAGGGAGATGAGTGTAGAGGAGGTCCATGCAGGACACTGTACTGGGCTTAGAGCAGAAAGCATGCTGCTCGAAGCCTACAAGGATAAATTCCACCAGGTGTCAGCCGGTTATACAGCTGTATTCAAAGCCTTGAAGAGCTAA
- a CDS encoding LEA type 2 family protein: MAKKIIVIIVLLLVLSGFGYSLYGMYTTAKSINAKVEVASVKLKGFNPPFKPLPDAAVITFRILVNNTSSHTLKVEKIVYNVYVEGVFLGNGYKEGIFIPANSTTPVYLDLEVKDRDALALLAELASKRDTSISYQVKATATIPVEFYGLVKVFSLSIPLEISGVLQVE, from the coding sequence ATGGCTAAGAAGATTATCGTAATTATAGTGCTACTGCTAGTATTATCCGGCTTTGGCTACAGCTTATATGGAATGTATACAACTGCCAAGAGTATAAATGCTAAGGTGGAAGTAGCTAGCGTTAAGCTTAAGGGCTTTAATCCCCCGTTCAAGCCTCTACCTGATGCAGCCGTTATAACTTTTAGAATACTGGTCAACAATACCTCAAGCCATACACTGAAGGTTGAGAAAATAGTATACAATGTATACGTTGAGGGCGTGTTCCTCGGCAACGGCTACAAGGAGGGTATCTTCATCCCAGCTAACTCGACGACACCAGTCTACTTAGATCTCGAGGTGAAAGATAGAGATGCATTAGCTTTACTAGCAGAGCTAGCCTCTAAGAGAGATACTAGTATAAGCTACCAGGTGAAAGCTACTGCTACAATCCCAGTAGAGTTCTACGGCCTCGTGAAAGTATTCAGCTTAAGCATTCCTCTCGAGATCTCTGGCGTGCTTCAAGTAGAGTAG
- a CDS encoding N-6 DNA methylase, whose product MAGGESVEDILSRLKECSGSRNFRVKAASIIESIALKLGLPVEGSEYTLISSTRVDSPFTHIIVVYEATEELSGDLNTAEAVERIAERILRNTGVKEHERPLLVILGSRVVFARYDSKSKRWVLKGPYDLGRRSLLMLLTALRSLKGRRLSVDELLEDFGSTSPLTKRAVRVLYEKLTESNNQETRGLLEHWRKTSPQANILRASRGLEELRDLYGIEGRVDYEALLLSVYTYYAFLMKLLAASVAYPYGTGRYLESYVDVLEEAYASGLNTFKKLLMELESGVLFKSILNIANYSGDSFTSWYLEELDEELAEVLITIARRLSEYEPAAMVLDLEYPRDLLKELYQNLVPREVRRSLGEYYTPDWLADLVLSEAGITVENFEKLAEERGDPLAPLNLRILDPACGSGTFLILAVKKLREYAEKQGLEDHLAGYLPRSVVGFDLNPLAVLAARTNYLLVVADLLPFQEPFEIPVYLADPLSVEVKVDSSRGVYVVRTLLGELVLPVKAGDKEFLRKLVNAVAECMRVECRVEEFKEVAERGFNLSENEVQLVAGFYSFLLKLEDSERDSMLRSILALLAAGSYKGFDYVIGNPPWVNWEKLPLEYRRSSKTLWESYGLLKSSGRARLGRVKRDISMLFLARSLDSYVREKGVLAFLVPFSVFKSQAGAGLRGFLASRGRILRIHDLVELTPFENAVNMTSLIVVEKEGETRFPVPCVLWRSSRRIRRDASLEEAVEACRRLSVAVIPVSRRDPGSPWMEVSWRAYRTLKKITGSTPWYKAYEGVNTALNQVYWIKVLSEVSSNLLIVTNPPLPGQKKKVKQVEQVVERDLVYPLVRGRSIRRWLVERMSEWIIIPHDPVSGKPIPEDVLKAEYPRTYEYLASFKEELEDRSIHKLWGRGKPFYTLYDIGGYTFKPYKVAWKYIAGGVSGKARFSAAVLEPVSDQYVGVKTVIPNEKLVIVPLEDRSEAYYLAGILNSSPIILLVSSYALGTAISTHILEYIRVPKYDPGDPLHRKLSMLSEEAHKVARLIHGKDRANLKNKLKRIEAEIDSITAQLYNITEKELRDIISL is encoded by the coding sequence GTGGCTGGTGGAGAAAGTGTAGAGGATATTTTAAGCAGGCTTAAAGAGTGCTCTGGGAGCAGAAACTTTAGGGTTAAAGCAGCTAGCATAATTGAAAGTATAGCCTTAAAGCTTGGTTTACCAGTAGAGGGCTCCGAGTATACTTTAATATCTAGTACTAGAGTTGACTCTCCCTTCACCCACATCATAGTGGTGTACGAGGCTACAGAAGAACTCTCAGGAGACCTTAACACTGCAGAGGCTGTTGAAAGGATTGCAGAGCGTATTCTAAGGAATACTGGAGTTAAAGAGCATGAGAGACCTCTACTAGTTATTCTAGGCAGTAGAGTAGTGTTCGCTAGATACGACTCTAAGAGTAAGCGCTGGGTGCTTAAAGGACCCTACGACCTCGGAAGACGCTCCCTCCTAATGCTTCTCACAGCTCTTAGAAGCCTCAAGGGGAGAAGGCTGTCAGTAGATGAATTACTCGAAGACTTTGGGTCTACAAGCCCTCTCACCAAGCGTGCTGTAAGAGTACTCTACGAGAAGCTCACAGAGTCGAATAACCAGGAGACTAGAGGACTCCTCGAGCACTGGAGGAAAACGTCTCCTCAAGCTAATATCCTACGTGCATCCAGGGGTCTCGAGGAGCTAAGGGATCTCTACGGTATAGAGGGTAGAGTAGACTATGAAGCCCTCTTACTCTCAGTCTACACCTACTACGCTTTCCTCATGAAACTGCTAGCAGCAAGCGTAGCATATCCTTACGGTACAGGTAGGTACCTGGAGTCATATGTGGATGTGCTTGAAGAAGCCTACGCGAGCGGGTTAAACACCTTCAAGAAGCTCTTAATGGAGCTTGAGAGCGGAGTGTTATTCAAGAGCATCCTGAACATAGCAAACTACAGTGGAGACAGCTTCACCTCATGGTATCTCGAGGAGCTTGATGAAGAACTCGCTGAAGTATTAATCACTATAGCTAGGAGGCTCTCTGAGTATGAGCCTGCAGCCATGGTACTAGATTTAGAGTACCCGAGAGACTTGTTGAAGGAGTTGTACCAGAACCTTGTGCCAAGAGAGGTTAGACGTAGTTTAGGTGAATACTATACTCCAGACTGGCTAGCCGATCTTGTTTTAAGCGAAGCAGGAATAACAGTTGAGAATTTTGAGAAGCTGGCTGAAGAGAGAGGAGACCCGCTGGCACCATTGAATCTGAGGATCCTGGATCCAGCATGTGGCTCCGGCACCTTCCTGATCCTGGCAGTGAAGAAGCTTAGAGAATACGCTGAGAAGCAGGGTTTAGAGGACCACTTAGCCGGCTACCTACCAAGGAGTGTTGTAGGCTTTGATTTAAACCCGCTTGCAGTGCTAGCAGCTAGAACAAACTACCTGCTTGTAGTAGCCGACCTCCTGCCATTTCAAGAACCCTTTGAAATACCAGTGTACTTAGCAGATCCTTTGAGTGTTGAAGTTAAAGTAGACTCATCTAGAGGTGTATATGTGGTTAGAACACTGCTAGGAGAGCTAGTACTACCAGTTAAAGCTGGGGATAAAGAGTTCTTGAGGAAGCTAGTTAATGCTGTAGCTGAATGCATGAGAGTAGAATGCAGGGTAGAAGAGTTCAAGGAGGTAGCTGAAAGGGGATTCAATCTCAGTGAAAACGAGGTACAGCTGGTAGCAGGCTTCTACAGCTTTCTCTTAAAGCTTGAAGACAGTGAAAGAGACTCCATGCTGAGAAGTATACTAGCTCTCCTCGCTGCGGGCTCCTATAAGGGATTCGACTATGTTATCGGTAATCCACCATGGGTGAACTGGGAGAAGCTGCCTTTAGAGTATAGGAGGAGCTCGAAGACCCTGTGGGAGAGCTACGGGCTATTGAAGTCGTCAGGTAGAGCAAGGCTTGGTAGAGTTAAGAGAGATATCTCCATGCTATTTCTAGCGAGAAGCCTAGACTCGTATGTAAGGGAGAAAGGGGTACTGGCATTCCTAGTACCCTTCTCAGTCTTTAAGTCTCAGGCTGGAGCCGGCTTGAGGGGGTTCCTGGCGAGTAGAGGTAGGATCCTGAGGATCCATGACCTCGTCGAGCTCACCCCCTTCGAGAATGCAGTCAACATGACCTCTCTAATCGTAGTGGAGAAGGAGGGGGAGACTAGGTTTCCAGTGCCATGCGTGCTGTGGCGTAGTTCAAGGAGAATAAGGAGAGATGCAAGCCTGGAGGAGGCTGTAGAAGCTTGCAGGAGGCTTAGTGTAGCTGTCATCCCAGTGAGCAGAAGGGATCCTGGGAGCCCCTGGATGGAGGTATCCTGGAGAGCCTACAGAACGTTGAAGAAGATTACTGGTTCAACCCCATGGTATAAAGCTTATGAAGGCGTGAATACAGCCCTCAACCAAGTCTACTGGATTAAAGTACTCTCAGAGGTATCAAGCAACCTCCTGATCGTCACGAATCCACCACTACCCGGCCAGAAGAAGAAGGTTAAACAGGTAGAGCAGGTAGTAGAGAGAGACCTAGTCTACCCGCTGGTTAGAGGTAGAAGTATTAGGAGATGGCTTGTAGAGAGGATGAGCGAGTGGATCATCATCCCCCACGACCCGGTATCAGGGAAGCCTATACCTGAAGACGTATTGAAAGCCGAGTACCCTAGAACCTACGAGTACCTCGCTAGCTTCAAGGAGGAATTGGAGGATAGATCCATTCACAAGCTTTGGGGTAGAGGAAAGCCATTCTACACTCTCTACGATATAGGAGGCTACACGTTCAAACCCTACAAGGTTGCCTGGAAGTATATTGCCGGGGGAGTCTCAGGTAAAGCTAGGTTCTCGGCAGCCGTCCTAGAGCCTGTAAGCGACCAGTATGTAGGGGTGAAAACCGTTATCCCTAATGAGAAGCTAGTTATAGTTCCACTAGAGGATAGAAGCGAAGCCTACTACCTTGCAGGAATCCTTAACTCCTCACCTATAATACTGCTCGTATCATCCTACGCTCTAGGAACAGCAATCTCAACACACATCCTAGAGTACATTAGAGTACCAAAGTATGATCCAGGCGACCCACTACACCGGAAGCTAAGCATGCTATCAGAAGAGGCGCACAAGGTAGCTAGACTAATCCACGGGAAGGATAGAGCAAACCTGAAGAACAAGCTCAAGAGAATTGAAGCTGAAATAGATAGCATTACTGCCCAGCTCTACAATATAACAGAAAAAGAACTTAGAGACATTATCTCCCTTTAA